Proteins from a genomic interval of Phalacrocorax aristotelis chromosome 3, bGulAri2.1, whole genome shotgun sequence:
- the DDX43 gene encoding putative ATP-dependent RNA helicase DDX43 — protein MSDWEASSDEDAGAPSRPPSSAAAGRLWQPPATVSQSRAFVEGGGGERAAEWRREAAGCPGEEEREPWGARERRGGPGEAARVRPPRGAAGQAQDAVAPLSFHLDSALVGALIGRGGTKIRELEDSSGSRIKIIKGTYEAEVKIFGNVAVQNKAKMLIDDAVTRSGQNYVRGRTEKGKTLDDIKPENKPKRSVIDWVSLRENKAKYEAMKWADLPPIEKNFYKESSRTASMSQEEVELWRKENNNIICDDLKEGEKRCIPNPVCKFEDVFEHYPDIMANIRKVGFQKPTPIQSQAWPIILQGIDLIGIAQTGTGKTLAYLMPGFIHLTSQPISKDQRGGPGMLVLAPTRELALQVEAECLKYTYKGIKSICIYGGGDRKGQIDVVTKGVDIVIATPGRLNDLQMNNFINLKSITYLVLDEADRMLDMGFEPQIMKILIDVRPDRQTIMTSATWPDGVRRLAKSYLKNPMIVYVGTLDLAAVNTVEQRVIVIAEEEKRAFMQYFIDSMKPKDKVIIFVGKKLTADDLASDFGLQGIPVQSLHGNREQCDREQALDDFKKGKVRILVATDLASRGLDVHDVTHVFNFDFPRNIEEYVHRVGRTGRAGRTGEAVTLVTKNDWRVASELIEILERANQVVPNELIAMAERYKQFQIRKEMEKDIRRPQRKPSK, from the exons ATGTCTGACTGGGAGGCGAGCAGCGACGAGGATGCTGGTGCGCCGAGTCGGCCGCCATCATCTGCCGCCGCTGGGCGTCTGTGGCAGCCGCCAGCGACCGTTTCGCAGAGCCGCGCCTTTGTAGAGGGCGGCGGGGGGGAAAGGGCCGCCGAgtggcggcgggaggcggcgggctGCCCTGGAGAGGAGGAGCGGGAGCCCTGGGGCGCCAGGGAGAGGCGGGGAGGACCGGGAGAGGCTGCGCGCGTGCGGCCGCCCCGAGGCGCCGCCGGCCAAGCTCAGGACGCCGTGGCGCCCCTCAGCTTCCACCTCGATAGCGCGCTGGTCGGGGCTCTCATAG GTCGGGGTGGAACTAAAATAAGAGAACTTGAGGATTCTTCGGGTTCCAGGATAAAG ATTATAAAAGGAACCTATGAAGCTGAAGTAAAGATTTTTGGCAACGTTGCTGtgcaaaacaaagccaagatGTTGATTGATGATGCTGTTACAAGATCTGGACAAAACTACGTTAGAGGGAGGACTGAGAAAG GAAAAACCTTGGATGATATCAAGCCTGAAAATAAGCCAAAGAGATCAGTGATTGACTGGGTCTCTCTTCGAGAAAACAAAGCTAAATATGAAGCTATGAAGTGGGCAg ACTTGCCTCCAATTGAGAAAAACTTCTATAAAGAATCATCAAGGACTGCATCTATGTCACAAGAAGAAGTGGAATTGTGGCG gaaagaaaataataatataatttgtGATGACTTAAAAGAAGGTGAAAAGCGCTGCATTCCCAATCCTGTTTGTAAATTCGAAGATGTGTTTGAGCATTATCCTGACATTATGGCTAATATAAGAAAAGTTGGTTTTCAAAAACCTACACCAATTCAG TCCCAGGCATGGCCAATCATACTCCAAGGAATTGATCTTATTGGTATAGCACAGACTGGTACCGGGAAGACATTAGCATACTTAATGCCTGGATTCATTCACTTGACTTCACAACCAAT ATCCAAAGATCAGCGTGGGGGGCCAGGAATGTTAGTCCTTGCTCCCACTCGAGAACTGGCACTTCAAGTAGAGGCAGAGTGTTTGAAGTACACGTACAAAGGAATTAAAAG tatttgcatATATGGTGGTGGGGACCGAAAAGGACAGATAGACGTGGTTACCAAAGGTGTGGATATTGTTATTGCTACTCCTGGCAGACTGAATGATCTTCAAATGAACAACTTCATAAATTTGAAGAGCATAACATATTTG GTTTTAGATGAGGCTGACAGAATGTTGGATATGGGATTTGAACCTCAGATAATGAAGATCCTAATAGACGTACGGCCTGACAGACAAACTATTATGACAAG TGCTACTTGGCCTGATGGTGTTCGTCGCCTAGCAAAATCCTATTTGAAAAATCCCATGATTGTATATGTTGGCACTCTTGACTTAGCA GCAGTAAATACGGTAGAACAGAGAGTTATTGTTATCgctgaggaggaaaagagagctTTCATGCAATACTTCATTGACTCTATGAAGCCAAAAGATAAGGTCATCatttttgtgggaaaaaaacTTAC AGCTGATGACTTAGCAAGCGACTTTGGCCTTCAAGGAATTCCAGTACAGTCCCTTCATGGTAACAGGGAACAGTGTGATCGAGAACAGGCTTTAGATGACTTCAAGAAAG GCAAAGTCAGAATACTGGTGGCTACTGACTTAGCATCCCGTGGCCTTGATGTGCATGACGTTACTCATGTCTTTAACTTTGACTTCCCTCGCAACATTGAAGAATATGTTCATAGAGTAGGTCGTACTGGAAGAGCAGG ACGTACTGGGGAGGCAGTAACGCTTGTCACCAAGAATGATTGGAGGGTGGCATCTGAGCTGATTGAAATTCTGGAAAGAGCAAATCAA GTAGTTCCTAATGAGCTTATTGCAATGGCAGAAAGATACAAACAATttcaaatcagaaaagaaatggaaaaggataTACGGAGACCTCAGAGAAAGCCCTCAAAATAA